The following coding sequences lie in one Maniola jurtina chromosome 11, ilManJurt1.1, whole genome shotgun sequence genomic window:
- the LOC123869708 gene encoding sodium-dependent nutrient amino acid transporter 1-like isoform X4, with protein MVYIALSAAYMIWIGKGTFPLKDCTKVHMTPNGYENKMNASECFNSTFLAPFTEQPQYLGVMAILIFVLWFFVPIMLYRLHKSLRISLVILAPIIIIVAIILTIFLSDVNILSNMLETCEHWMPLSQPYIWHSTLVQALLSTQIVSGYLISAGGSLYRHSDVRWTSTFVTITNLLSGWLSVFLWQSIGGAGDKDTSFIAILVLIYQSSVSEKRSKEWPLLAFALVLVSGIITVLSLLFPIYDKLHRIAGDYWRIFACASSALGTALTVSVLAQGLDLAAVLDELVIPVLAVFTTIVEIVGFVFIYGWYYLTVDIHFVTGSKLPCIWLVTWWSTPVLLMGVTGWWLRSLLRVTWGQGQTLWPLGGVFIGILIVMVVMAAVAVAKEEQFNLLTKIASAFRPSRLWGPEEPMARYIWMSQRFINENGSEQEFPTDTKKFKHIINKYHDKCNEIYNEDWLHTTDVYQNSPKAQTKSNLIKNENPLYNDVGAIYSIPTVSSSKRKKKAEEQFRSPNICIAKDELGGPVNCNCNRHFQLNVPDLRNNEVSTSL; from the exons ATGGTCTACATAGCACTGTCCGCCGCGTACATGATCTGGATCGGAAAAGGCACCTTCCCATTGAAGGACTGTACAAAAGTACACATGACTCCG AATGGCTACGAAAACAAAATGAATGCATCTGAatgttttaa CTCGACGTTTTTGGCGCCATTCACCGAACAGCCACAGTATCTCGGCGTAATGGCGATTTTAATATTCGTTTTATGGTTCTTTGTGCccattat GTTATACCGCCTTCACAAAAGCCTCAGGATATCCCTGGTCATATTAGCTCCAATCATTATTATAGTTGCCATAATCTTAACCATATTTTTATCAGACGTAAACATATTATCAAACATGCTTGAAACCTGCGAGCATTGGATGCCATTGTCACAACCGTATATTTGGCACAGCACGCTTGTACAAGCGTTATTGTCAACCCAAATAGTTAGTGGATATTTAATTAGTGCTGGAGGATCTTTATACAGACACTCCGATGTCAGATG GACATCAACATTTGTAACAATAACAAATTTACTGTCAGGATGGCTGTCTGTATTCTTGTGGCAGTCAATAGGAGGCGCAGGAGACAAAGATACTAGTTTTATTGCAATACTAGTTTTAATATATCAGTCTTCCGTATCAGAGAAGAGATCAAAGGAGTGGCCGCTACTGGCCTTCGCGTTGGTGTTGGTATCAGGCATTATTACTGtg CTGTCACTACTATTCCCCATATACGATAAACTTCATCGTATAGCCGGGGACTATTGGCGGATCTTCGCCTGTGCATCATCAGCTCTTGGGACGGCGCTGACCGTGTCTGTGCTCGCCCAAGGGTTGGATCTAGCAGCAGTGTTAGATGAACTGGTGATCCCGGTACTGGCTGTGTTCACAACTATTGTGGAAATCGTGGGATTTGTTTTCATTTATG GTTGGTACTACCTCACAGTAGATATACACTTCGTCACCGGTTCAAAGCTGCCATGTATCTGGCTAGTAACGTGGTGGTCTACTCCTGTACTTCTGATGGGTGTCACAGGATGGTGGTTGCGATCTTTGTTGAGGGTCACATGGGGTCAGGGGCAGACGCTGTGGCCTTTGGGAGGGGTGTTCATCGGGATTTTGATTGTCATGGTGGTGATGGCAGCGGTGGCTGTAGCAAAGGAGgagcaatttaatttattaact AAGATAGCATCAGCTTTTAGACCTTCGCGATTATGGGGACCAGAGGAACCAATGGCAAGGTACATTTGGATGTCGCAACGATTTATAAACGAAAACGGTTCCGAACAAGAATTCCCCACGgacacaaaaaaatttaaacacattatcAATAAATATCACGATAAATGCAACGAAATATACAACGAAGATTGGTTACATACTACTGATGTATACCAAAATTCACCCAAAGCTCAAACTAAAAGCAATCTTATCAAAAATGAAAATCCGCTGTATAATGATGTTGGAGCGATATATTCTATACCAACAGTATCAAgtagtaaaagaaaaaagaaagcaGAGGAACAATTCAGATCACCGAATATATGTATTGCAAAAGATGAATTAGGAGGTCCAGTAAATTGTAATTGCAACAGGCATTTTCAACTCAATGTGCCTGATTTAAGGAACAACGAAGTATCGACTAGTCTGTAG
- the LOC123869708 gene encoding sodium- and chloride-dependent GABA transporter 1-like isoform X3 produces MDLCVEYVRKETVRRIFDVFKTQICTIAISFTLFNSVRLPREAFKYGDIPYLVIYSFWLLVVALPTTLLQLAIGQLSHQDPVGVWRAVPILRGVGHLKILTSYLCCIYSMVYIALSAAYMIWIGKGTFPLKDCTKVHMTPNGYENKMNASECFNSTFLAPFTEQPQYLGVMAILIFVLWFFVPIMLYRLHKSLRISLVILAPIIIIVAIILTIFLSDVNILSNMLETCEHWMPLSQPYIWHSTLVQALLSTQIVSGYLISAGGSLYRHSDVRWTSTFVTITNLLSGWLSVFLWQSIGGAGDKDTSFIAILVLIYQSSVSEKRSKEWPLLAFALVLVSGIITVLSLLFPIYDKLHRIAGDYWRIFACASSALGTALTVSVLAQGLDLAAVLDELVIPVLAVFTTIVEIVGFVFIYGWYYLTVDIHFVTGSKLPCIWLVTWWSTPVLLMGVTGWWLRSLLRVTWGQGQTLWPLGGVFIGILIVMVVMAAVAVAKEEQFNLLTKIASAFRPSRLWGPEEPMARYIWMSQRFINENGSEQEFPTDTKKFKHIINKYHDKCNEIYNEDWLHTTDVYQNSPKAQTKSNLIKNENPLYNDVGAIYSIPTVSSSKRKKKAEEQFRSPNICIAKDELGGPVNCNCNRHFQLNVPDLRNNEVSTSL; encoded by the exons ACAGTCAGACGGATATTCGACGTATTCAAGACACAAATATGCACAATAGCCATATCATTCACGCTCTTCAACTCAGTCCGGCTGCCACGAGAGGCGTTCAAGTATGGAGACATCCCGTACTTGGTCATCTATTCATTCTGGTTGCTCGTGGTTGCGCTACCAACGACGCTGCTGCAGCTGGCGATCGGTCAACTCAGCCACCAAGACCCGGTTGGAGTGTGGAGAGCCGTACCTATATTAAGAG GAGTGGGCCACCTGAAAATCCTTACGTCATACCTATGCTGTATCTACAGCATGGTCTACATAGCACTGTCCGCCGCGTACATGATCTGGATCGGAAAAGGCACCTTCCCATTGAAGGACTGTACAAAAGTACACATGACTCCG AATGGCTACGAAAACAAAATGAATGCATCTGAatgttttaa CTCGACGTTTTTGGCGCCATTCACCGAACAGCCACAGTATCTCGGCGTAATGGCGATTTTAATATTCGTTTTATGGTTCTTTGTGCccattat GTTATACCGCCTTCACAAAAGCCTCAGGATATCCCTGGTCATATTAGCTCCAATCATTATTATAGTTGCCATAATCTTAACCATATTTTTATCAGACGTAAACATATTATCAAACATGCTTGAAACCTGCGAGCATTGGATGCCATTGTCACAACCGTATATTTGGCACAGCACGCTTGTACAAGCGTTATTGTCAACCCAAATAGTTAGTGGATATTTAATTAGTGCTGGAGGATCTTTATACAGACACTCCGATGTCAGATG GACATCAACATTTGTAACAATAACAAATTTACTGTCAGGATGGCTGTCTGTATTCTTGTGGCAGTCAATAGGAGGCGCAGGAGACAAAGATACTAGTTTTATTGCAATACTAGTTTTAATATATCAGTCTTCCGTATCAGAGAAGAGATCAAAGGAGTGGCCGCTACTGGCCTTCGCGTTGGTGTTGGTATCAGGCATTATTACTGtg CTGTCACTACTATTCCCCATATACGATAAACTTCATCGTATAGCCGGGGACTATTGGCGGATCTTCGCCTGTGCATCATCAGCTCTTGGGACGGCGCTGACCGTGTCTGTGCTCGCCCAAGGGTTGGATCTAGCAGCAGTGTTAGATGAACTGGTGATCCCGGTACTGGCTGTGTTCACAACTATTGTGGAAATCGTGGGATTTGTTTTCATTTATG GTTGGTACTACCTCACAGTAGATATACACTTCGTCACCGGTTCAAAGCTGCCATGTATCTGGCTAGTAACGTGGTGGTCTACTCCTGTACTTCTGATGGGTGTCACAGGATGGTGGTTGCGATCTTTGTTGAGGGTCACATGGGGTCAGGGGCAGACGCTGTGGCCTTTGGGAGGGGTGTTCATCGGGATTTTGATTGTCATGGTGGTGATGGCAGCGGTGGCTGTAGCAAAGGAGgagcaatttaatttattaact AAGATAGCATCAGCTTTTAGACCTTCGCGATTATGGGGACCAGAGGAACCAATGGCAAGGTACATTTGGATGTCGCAACGATTTATAAACGAAAACGGTTCCGAACAAGAATTCCCCACGgacacaaaaaaatttaaacacattatcAATAAATATCACGATAAATGCAACGAAATATACAACGAAGATTGGTTACATACTACTGATGTATACCAAAATTCACCCAAAGCTCAAACTAAAAGCAATCTTATCAAAAATGAAAATCCGCTGTATAATGATGTTGGAGCGATATATTCTATACCAACAGTATCAAgtagtaaaagaaaaaagaaagcaGAGGAACAATTCAGATCACCGAATATATGTATTGCAAAAGATGAATTAGGAGGTCCAGTAAATTGTAATTGCAACAGGCATTTTCAACTCAATGTGCCTGATTTAAGGAACAACGAAGTATCGACTAGTCTGTAG
- the LOC123869708 gene encoding sodium- and chloride-dependent GABA transporter 1-like isoform X1, with product MAVVNRPFGVVPSARDDSRQARTPKHGRTVRRIFDVFKTQICTIAISFTLFNSVRLPREAFKYGDIPYLVIYSFWLLVVALPTTLLQLAIGQLSHQDPVGVWRAVPILRGVGHLKILTSYLCCIYSMVYIALSAAYMIWIGKGTFPLKDCTKVHMTPNGYENKMNASECFNSTFLAPFTEQPQYLGVMAILIFVLWFFVPIMLYRLHKSLRISLVILAPIIIIVAIILTIFLSDVNILSNMLETCEHWMPLSQPYIWHSTLVQALLSTQIVSGYLISAGGSLYRHSDVRWTSTFVTITNLLSGWLSVFLWQSIGGAGDKDTSFIAILVLIYQSSVSEKRSKEWPLLAFALVLVSGIITVLSLLFPIYDKLHRIAGDYWRIFACASSALGTALTVSVLAQGLDLAAVLDELVIPVLAVFTTIVEIVGFVFIYGWYYLTVDIHFVTGSKLPCIWLVTWWSTPVLLMGVTGWWLRSLLRVTWGQGQTLWPLGGVFIGILIVMVVMAAVAVAKEEQFNLLTKIASAFRPSRLWGPEEPMARYIWMSQRFINENGSEQEFPTDTKKFKHIINKYHDKCNEIYNEDWLHTTDVYQNSPKAQTKSNLIKNENPLYNDVGAIYSIPTVSSSKRKKKAEEQFRSPNICIAKDELGGPVNCNCNRHFQLNVPDLRNNEVSTSL from the exons ACAGTCAGACGGATATTCGACGTATTCAAGACACAAATATGCACAATAGCCATATCATTCACGCTCTTCAACTCAGTCCGGCTGCCACGAGAGGCGTTCAAGTATGGAGACATCCCGTACTTGGTCATCTATTCATTCTGGTTGCTCGTGGTTGCGCTACCAACGACGCTGCTGCAGCTGGCGATCGGTCAACTCAGCCACCAAGACCCGGTTGGAGTGTGGAGAGCCGTACCTATATTAAGAG GAGTGGGCCACCTGAAAATCCTTACGTCATACCTATGCTGTATCTACAGCATGGTCTACATAGCACTGTCCGCCGCGTACATGATCTGGATCGGAAAAGGCACCTTCCCATTGAAGGACTGTACAAAAGTACACATGACTCCG AATGGCTACGAAAACAAAATGAATGCATCTGAatgttttaa CTCGACGTTTTTGGCGCCATTCACCGAACAGCCACAGTATCTCGGCGTAATGGCGATTTTAATATTCGTTTTATGGTTCTTTGTGCccattat GTTATACCGCCTTCACAAAAGCCTCAGGATATCCCTGGTCATATTAGCTCCAATCATTATTATAGTTGCCATAATCTTAACCATATTTTTATCAGACGTAAACATATTATCAAACATGCTTGAAACCTGCGAGCATTGGATGCCATTGTCACAACCGTATATTTGGCACAGCACGCTTGTACAAGCGTTATTGTCAACCCAAATAGTTAGTGGATATTTAATTAGTGCTGGAGGATCTTTATACAGACACTCCGATGTCAGATG GACATCAACATTTGTAACAATAACAAATTTACTGTCAGGATGGCTGTCTGTATTCTTGTGGCAGTCAATAGGAGGCGCAGGAGACAAAGATACTAGTTTTATTGCAATACTAGTTTTAATATATCAGTCTTCCGTATCAGAGAAGAGATCAAAGGAGTGGCCGCTACTGGCCTTCGCGTTGGTGTTGGTATCAGGCATTATTACTGtg CTGTCACTACTATTCCCCATATACGATAAACTTCATCGTATAGCCGGGGACTATTGGCGGATCTTCGCCTGTGCATCATCAGCTCTTGGGACGGCGCTGACCGTGTCTGTGCTCGCCCAAGGGTTGGATCTAGCAGCAGTGTTAGATGAACTGGTGATCCCGGTACTGGCTGTGTTCACAACTATTGTGGAAATCGTGGGATTTGTTTTCATTTATG GTTGGTACTACCTCACAGTAGATATACACTTCGTCACCGGTTCAAAGCTGCCATGTATCTGGCTAGTAACGTGGTGGTCTACTCCTGTACTTCTGATGGGTGTCACAGGATGGTGGTTGCGATCTTTGTTGAGGGTCACATGGGGTCAGGGGCAGACGCTGTGGCCTTTGGGAGGGGTGTTCATCGGGATTTTGATTGTCATGGTGGTGATGGCAGCGGTGGCTGTAGCAAAGGAGgagcaatttaatttattaact AAGATAGCATCAGCTTTTAGACCTTCGCGATTATGGGGACCAGAGGAACCAATGGCAAGGTACATTTGGATGTCGCAACGATTTATAAACGAAAACGGTTCCGAACAAGAATTCCCCACGgacacaaaaaaatttaaacacattatcAATAAATATCACGATAAATGCAACGAAATATACAACGAAGATTGGTTACATACTACTGATGTATACCAAAATTCACCCAAAGCTCAAACTAAAAGCAATCTTATCAAAAATGAAAATCCGCTGTATAATGATGTTGGAGCGATATATTCTATACCAACAGTATCAAgtagtaaaagaaaaaagaaagcaGAGGAACAATTCAGATCACCGAATATATGTATTGCAAAAGATGAATTAGGAGGTCCAGTAAATTGTAATTGCAACAGGCATTTTCAACTCAATGTGCCTGATTTAAGGAACAACGAAGTATCGACTAGTCTGTAG
- the LOC123869708 gene encoding sodium- and chloride-dependent GABA transporter 1-like isoform X2 → MVLPVPVIHGSLCRICEERVRRIFDVFKTQICTIAISFTLFNSVRLPREAFKYGDIPYLVIYSFWLLVVALPTTLLQLAIGQLSHQDPVGVWRAVPILRGVGHLKILTSYLCCIYSMVYIALSAAYMIWIGKGTFPLKDCTKVHMTPNGYENKMNASECFNSTFLAPFTEQPQYLGVMAILIFVLWFFVPIMLYRLHKSLRISLVILAPIIIIVAIILTIFLSDVNILSNMLETCEHWMPLSQPYIWHSTLVQALLSTQIVSGYLISAGGSLYRHSDVRWTSTFVTITNLLSGWLSVFLWQSIGGAGDKDTSFIAILVLIYQSSVSEKRSKEWPLLAFALVLVSGIITVLSLLFPIYDKLHRIAGDYWRIFACASSALGTALTVSVLAQGLDLAAVLDELVIPVLAVFTTIVEIVGFVFIYGWYYLTVDIHFVTGSKLPCIWLVTWWSTPVLLMGVTGWWLRSLLRVTWGQGQTLWPLGGVFIGILIVMVVMAAVAVAKEEQFNLLTKIASAFRPSRLWGPEEPMARYIWMSQRFINENGSEQEFPTDTKKFKHIINKYHDKCNEIYNEDWLHTTDVYQNSPKAQTKSNLIKNENPLYNDVGAIYSIPTVSSSKRKKKAEEQFRSPNICIAKDELGGPVNCNCNRHFQLNVPDLRNNEVSTSL, encoded by the exons TCAGACGGATATTCGACGTATTCAAGACACAAATATGCACAATAGCCATATCATTCACGCTCTTCAACTCAGTCCGGCTGCCACGAGAGGCGTTCAAGTATGGAGACATCCCGTACTTGGTCATCTATTCATTCTGGTTGCTCGTGGTTGCGCTACCAACGACGCTGCTGCAGCTGGCGATCGGTCAACTCAGCCACCAAGACCCGGTTGGAGTGTGGAGAGCCGTACCTATATTAAGAG GAGTGGGCCACCTGAAAATCCTTACGTCATACCTATGCTGTATCTACAGCATGGTCTACATAGCACTGTCCGCCGCGTACATGATCTGGATCGGAAAAGGCACCTTCCCATTGAAGGACTGTACAAAAGTACACATGACTCCG AATGGCTACGAAAACAAAATGAATGCATCTGAatgttttaa CTCGACGTTTTTGGCGCCATTCACCGAACAGCCACAGTATCTCGGCGTAATGGCGATTTTAATATTCGTTTTATGGTTCTTTGTGCccattat GTTATACCGCCTTCACAAAAGCCTCAGGATATCCCTGGTCATATTAGCTCCAATCATTATTATAGTTGCCATAATCTTAACCATATTTTTATCAGACGTAAACATATTATCAAACATGCTTGAAACCTGCGAGCATTGGATGCCATTGTCACAACCGTATATTTGGCACAGCACGCTTGTACAAGCGTTATTGTCAACCCAAATAGTTAGTGGATATTTAATTAGTGCTGGAGGATCTTTATACAGACACTCCGATGTCAGATG GACATCAACATTTGTAACAATAACAAATTTACTGTCAGGATGGCTGTCTGTATTCTTGTGGCAGTCAATAGGAGGCGCAGGAGACAAAGATACTAGTTTTATTGCAATACTAGTTTTAATATATCAGTCTTCCGTATCAGAGAAGAGATCAAAGGAGTGGCCGCTACTGGCCTTCGCGTTGGTGTTGGTATCAGGCATTATTACTGtg CTGTCACTACTATTCCCCATATACGATAAACTTCATCGTATAGCCGGGGACTATTGGCGGATCTTCGCCTGTGCATCATCAGCTCTTGGGACGGCGCTGACCGTGTCTGTGCTCGCCCAAGGGTTGGATCTAGCAGCAGTGTTAGATGAACTGGTGATCCCGGTACTGGCTGTGTTCACAACTATTGTGGAAATCGTGGGATTTGTTTTCATTTATG GTTGGTACTACCTCACAGTAGATATACACTTCGTCACCGGTTCAAAGCTGCCATGTATCTGGCTAGTAACGTGGTGGTCTACTCCTGTACTTCTGATGGGTGTCACAGGATGGTGGTTGCGATCTTTGTTGAGGGTCACATGGGGTCAGGGGCAGACGCTGTGGCCTTTGGGAGGGGTGTTCATCGGGATTTTGATTGTCATGGTGGTGATGGCAGCGGTGGCTGTAGCAAAGGAGgagcaatttaatttattaact AAGATAGCATCAGCTTTTAGACCTTCGCGATTATGGGGACCAGAGGAACCAATGGCAAGGTACATTTGGATGTCGCAACGATTTATAAACGAAAACGGTTCCGAACAAGAATTCCCCACGgacacaaaaaaatttaaacacattatcAATAAATATCACGATAAATGCAACGAAATATACAACGAAGATTGGTTACATACTACTGATGTATACCAAAATTCACCCAAAGCTCAAACTAAAAGCAATCTTATCAAAAATGAAAATCCGCTGTATAATGATGTTGGAGCGATATATTCTATACCAACAGTATCAAgtagtaaaagaaaaaagaaagcaGAGGAACAATTCAGATCACCGAATATATGTATTGCAAAAGATGAATTAGGAGGTCCAGTAAATTGTAATTGCAACAGGCATTTTCAACTCAATGTGCCTGATTTAAGGAACAACGAAGTATCGACTAGTCTGTAG